The Malus sylvestris chromosome 8, drMalSylv7.2, whole genome shotgun sequence genomic interval GAAATTTGAGAGATAATTGAGCCGGGcttctagggttagggtttgtgagATTCATATGCAGCATGCAGTCCCCATCGCATTCGCATGCATGTCACGATCCATGTTACAAGTTTATAGAtagttttctcttttcttttctttttcaaaattataGATTGTTATTTCAACGATTAGTAGATGATTTGTCAAGAAAAGATAGCGATATATCATCAATTTGAAGAAAAGTTAACTATACGAATATACAACGATTATTATATGTTGTTTGGTCTTTAAAATATGGGGCAGACTTGTGGTGTCATTTTTTTCTACTCAACTTTTGACACATGTTTTTTGTAAGGCTCACTACGTAATATATTTTAAGGATCTGAACCGTCTATCTTGTAGAATATcattcataatcatccttacaaaaaaaacagacaaatccaaaaaacattcatttgtagtgaaagAAATAGATGAATACAATTCtacaaagaaaccctaaactCTTAATCAAAGGATTATATGATTTCAGATTTGAGTGATTTTTGGTACATAATCTTTGAGGAAGGACCTAAAAGATAGACGGTTTGCatcgttaaaatacattatgGGATGGGCTCTATAAAAACGTGTGTAAAAAATTATGCAAAAAAAGTGATGTCATAAATCGGCACCATAAATATGtacatgtatgtgtgtgtgtgtgtgtgtgtgtgtgtgtgtgtgtaggatCCGATCAAGGGACAATtattttgataaatatttttacacttctttGTAGCTTTAGATTTTATAACATTCAACGGTCTTAATTAAGAGAGATGTGGAAACTTTTATACATTAAATGACTTGGATGATGATgtggaatagaactaataataaaaacaaagagaattttttttaattaaaaaaaaaaacccgaaGAAGGAACGAAAATGGCATGTTTGGATGCAAGTGTAGAAGCACGACCATCCCAATTGCTTCTTCCAACCTCAAAACTTCGACTTCCTATCACTCACACCATCAAACTCAGCGATGTTAAAGCAGGGGGTAGCAATAATGTTTTGAGATTGCAAAAAGGGGGAAAATGACATTCTGTGTTTGCATCAAACTCTAACTCTAGATCCGGATGAAAATTCGATCAAATATAAATCATGTGGGGTTGAAACCAATGATGCTGCCAAATGCTTGCCTATGCTTTTGCTAACCATTTTTAGTCCTTTTTCTTATGTTTTGGGTTCTTGATCAATTCTAATGTTGGGTTTAAGGTttgattttaataaaaagatcaAATGGTAGCTTATAATATTTTGTTTCAATCGAATCGAATAAGCAAGTGGTGAAATTTGCTGGAATTTTCTCTCCCTTCTCATGTTCTTTCTGCttgatattttttgttgttgttataatTAGGGTTCATTGTTCAATAAAAGGAAAGAAGAGTTTTCATCTGGAAGTTGCAGATCTCATCAGCAAAGAAGGAGATggatttttcatgtttttgtttttctatttttattttttttaacccgGATATTTCAAAGTTTGATTGTTATTTGATATATCTTTTTAACTTAAAGTAGTGTTTTCCTTATTAGCTATAATCCACATCATGATCAAGTCATTTAATGTTTAAAAGTCTCCAAATTCCTCTTAATCAAGACCGTTAGATGTTATAAGATCTAAATGCTACAAAGGAGTGTAAAATTTTTTGTCCCTTGATcctaaggcctcgtttggcagctcggactgtactgactatttcagtcgGATAGGATAATCTGTCaccggactgtactgactaaattaatcgggtgtttggtgcagtatcgtactaatgaccgtattatttataatCTGTTTGTTACCGTATCGGATAAGAGATTGGATTGtattatttttaccaaaaaaagtgatgactaatgaaaaaaagaatttttttttataaaaattcacAACAACCAAATgcatcaaattaaataaaaataatcttAATATTGCATTTTCTATTTGTCctttatttaaatcaaattataaaaaaaaatatatcctTTCTTCCCCAGATCTTCTCCACTGCACAGGATTCCCCAGGATTCACCACACCAAATGGGATGGACAATAGAATCAACATAGACCCTATACCCAATAGCATGAGACTTCTTCCCAAATGTTCTATGCATGTGAGATTGCTCCCTAATCTCTCGCATTTCTTTCCATGAGGAGTCAACCCAATTCCAACGGTGCTGCGGCGATGTTAGGCAGTAGGTGAATGCAGGCGGTGCTCCAACGACGTGGGTTTCAGTTGGATCTAGTTCAAATCCAGGATCGATGGCACGCGAACCCGTGCGGGTCCCGCGACGAGGAACTACAGAGGAGGGCGATGGCCGCAACGAGGAACTGAAGAGAAGGGCGAATGGTATGGAGtgcaaaaggaagaagaagaaaggaggaggaagaagaacctGGGATTGACGATGGCAATGGAAGTGAGTTTGCAGAACGATGCGAGAGAGCCAGTTCGATAGAGCGAGGACACCGACCCGACTAACTAATACATAGGTTTCTGGAAGGATAAATAAGCGGGCATACACCGGATAAAAGATGTGGGCCCAGTTTAAGTTATACGAGTACTATTTAGTATATAGTTGCACCAAACACCCGGCTCCGTATAACGTATCCTATCTGATTTCTTATACGGGCTGTCAAACAAGGCCTAAGTGTCATATGTGAATGAATATTTGTGTATGAAAATTTGAAGTACCAACAACCAGCTAATTAAAACTATTAATTATAAGGATTTCAGAAGGAATACGTTATATCTAACGTATTAGAACCCATCAATCGACTTTTGAGACATGATGAGAGTCATTCTGAACAATTAAAATTCCTACTTCTgctaaaaaaataattgaaaaatgaaCCAATAATAATAGGGGTGGTAAATTTCttacttctcatttttcttcttattcacTTCTTTTATTTATGTATATCCACTGTTTCTCTTTTTTAATTAGGTAACTCTGCAGATTATAAAGAATGATCGCGAAGGGACAAAGGGGAAGTGCAAAAATCATTTCACAAATCAAAAACCTCTTCTCACCCGTTGGTGTTGACATCAACTCTGTGTGTATGTTTCTTTCTCTATCCCTTTTAGGTCATTTCTCTCAAGTCATGTCTATTTGATTTGACTTGTAAACACGAAAAATACCAAGATAGAGAGGAAAGCGAACAAAAGAAGATCAACACGGAATAAGAAGACTAGGCAGTCGAGAAGGGGGATGTCGTTGTTGGTAATGCATGCATGCAAGttattgatcttcaatttatcGAAAATATTTTGGTATCTAAAAGAAGATGAACAAACAATGCATGCAAGttattgatcttcaatttattgaaaatattTTGGTGTCTAAAAGAAGATGAACAAACAATACGATAGACTACCCGAAACTACTAAAAGATTGCACAAATAGTAAATTATGTCCATCCTTCAATAGAAACACTCGTGTTGAAGTGAAGAGTGTAAAGTTCCACTCCAAAAATCTAGCGAAATTGAATTATTGATTTTTCGTATAAAGCTCTACACCTATCGAACTACACATgtgattaaatttaaaataaatattaatgtTGATTAGTAGCGAGTCGTTAGATTCACTTTGAAATCTTAACAACTTTGAGACATAATGTTTAGGATTTTGTATGTTGAGGTATTCATTTATCGTCGGCAACTTTCTTAAATTCGGACAAAAGGCCAATTCTAACTATTGTCCTAACCTTTCTTGATGTGTCCAAATTTTAGTCAACGCACTTGATTATATGTACCTACTTTTGGTGAAGGTTTGAAACATAgaagaaattatttattttgtcgGGAACATGGTCCAGTTCACTAAGTTTACAATATCAGTGATTAgatatttgaaagaaaaaaaaatctaatcaattgtattatgacatttGATGTACCAAACATCCTGCAAACTTGATCTAAAACATGAACTCAAAGAGAAGCCAACTTGTCCCATTACATCACCATTTGTTTGCACATTCGTTTCCTTGTGACGAAGAAGCTTTCACATCACTTCACCGAGTCGTCCATATCCATGCTGCCTAACTAATCATAATttccaattttgttttcatacccaaaaataattaagttGGACCAACATTTTGAGAAAATTGGGtgtaagttttttgtttttttttttttgttttggtggtttATCTGTGTGCACCAATGGGTTCATGGGTGATGGGTGGTTCGAAACTGACTAGGTCTTGCTGGAGTCATCCAGGGGTGTGAAGATATAGACCGTCTACTTTGCTATTTCTACCCAACCACTCTTTAAACATTGGGGTCAAATGACACTCTGataagaaattttttaatgtgctaGGAATATAGGTACATACGCAATATGTCATTATATGAGTATAtgaacacttaaaaaaaaaaattcttttactTGGATAATAACACATGACGTTACACGCCACGTCTTGGACACCATTACAAATTCTCTCCACTTTTGGCACCCAATTTTGACCacacaaaagctccagcttatAAGATCATAATTAACTTGTGTTTTATTCTGTTTTCGACAAGTTGATCTGTATTAGTAGATGTTAATCATGATTAGTAGGTTAATTAGTTGACTTTGGTTACTCCTCTAAGCTTCCCATCAACTTTGCACACACAAATTACATCCTTCAATTGTCAAATGCTTAATCAAATTTGATGTGCGggggtaaaaaaaataaaaaattggttaAAGCAgtgaaatatttttaaattttgggcaGGCGACCATCTAATTTTCCGATATTATTTTATGTTGCAATAGTTTCAGATACAAAGTCAACTTATTTTTATtgacaaataaacaaaatggtgttttttttaacaaacgatattatctatattaacgGAGAGGGTGtgagcttagtctcacaatgatctagcaataatgtgattcaaatttgcctttgaatcaaacctaagacctctcacttacaagtataGAGGAATGCTACTAGattgtaatactaagtgacataAAAAAACTGGTGTTACATCttaagtaattgaaaaatcagtttttttatATGCAAACCAACAATTTTCATTATTGAAATATATTGGTTAGATTAATTCCATGTATTGACCATATTTTTTTGGTCGTGCTgtcacacactcatttttacttctcagaCACCCTTCTCAATTTTTAAACATCCGATTGGTTGAATTGAAGGAGATCATTGTCCAATCCCAAATGCCCCCAAAATGAAATGGGAACCAATTTTCACACATCCTTTTGAGCTTATCATACACCCCTGTTATTTAAAATCATTGAGGGAATAAATCAAACGAAGCACCGTTGAAAGTATGTGATGCTAAAAAGAATGTGTATCTATCGTTTtctaaggaaaaaagaaaagaaaaaataattagttgGGTGGAGACTTTGGTAAACGGTAAACCCAACAGGCTAACGCAACAATTAGAAGGCTTTCACAACCACAGCCCATGGACTGGGTTAATTGGTCTCTGGAAACTCCAAGACTGGGCTCTGACTACAAGTGATGCTCTTAAACatgaaaaattacaaataaaagcccaaaaggaAAAACTAGCCTAAGAATATTAACGGGGAATGAACAAGATAGGTTGCAATATTATTTAGATACAAGAAATATTGGGAGAGTAGAAATGAATTCGGAACATCGAGTGTAAGAATGAATGATCTTAAGCCGCTAAGCTACAAGTCCCCCGCAATGAAATTGTGTTCTTTCTTCCTATTATTAGTTTCATTGGAATGAATTTTGTATATGAAGAACAAATAAGCGCAATTCAGTACTAATCATATCATCTTCTCTATAGCTCCATTCAATCTTGTGAGGACTTGCTTCACATATAGTGGAGTTGCCAGTCAGTAGATTTGTGTTTAcgagaaaaaaaatatggtgaTGGATAACCTTACTCATAATCTCTTGTTATCATGTATAACTTAGATAGATCGATCTAATTACTTATTGTATCAATATTTCACTTGTCTTTGTTCTTCttatacaaaatgaaattagggAAATGAGAAAACCGTAGAATTTCAAGTGCATAACCACTTGAGCTACAAATTTTTCTCGCAATTTATTACTCTCAATCATGTCGACATATTTCTGTTAACCAATCATATTCCTCAAAACGAAACACAATCATATTTTGGAACAAGGAGagtatatttttaaaagtgaaaGGAAAAAAGTGGATATTAGAAGTCGAGTACAATTGCAGAATTAAAGCAAAGATTCCAAcccaaagaagaaaaattgtAAAGCACAAGAACaatggaagaagaaaaggaggaggaggaggaggattggGCCATTGCCAATTGACAAAAGAAGGCTACGTCATCACGTCACATTCACGTGGAGATTCTTATCCTTCCAAAACTAGTTTCGCTCCAAATGGACTAATGTCACAGGTATTGGACCACGTGTCGCCATCTCCATGCTTATTGCTAAATTACCTCCCTCTCTTGACCCCGCCTACGGGGCAAGGGCGTGGCGAAGCTTCCGAGCCAGCAAACCCGGGGCGCTCAGATGGGGCAAGTGCCCTTCCGTCTCCAGAATCACCACTGTGTTCCGACCGCCCAGGTGGTCCCTCAGGTAGTTCGCCACCGACGCCGGCACGGACACGTCCTTCGCCGTCTGGATTATCCAGCACGGCACTCGGACCAGCCCCAAAACCCCCCTCAAATCGCTGTTGAAGACGGCCCGAGACACGAAAAGCGAGATGTCGGGTCGCATGTTGAACAGGGTGCGGCTGAATTCTCGGACCGCTGTCGGGACGTCGGCCCCAACGGCCAGAGGCGCGAAGCCGTGGACCCATGCCTCGTAATTGGCCTCCATTGCCGAAAACACCTTCTCAATCTCCTCCTGCTCGAATCCTCCATGGTAATCTCGATCGTTCAgaaacctaaataaaaaaaattaaacagttGGGTTCTTCAGTTCGGATGAAACATCCAATTGGGTAATAAACAATTTGAAGAAATttctagcttttgagaaaatgtGCGAATTTTAATTTTACCTCGGGGAAGCGCCGATGAGTACGAGCTTGGAGAAGAGTTCGGGGCGGCGGATGGAGGCGAGGATGCCGATCATGGCGGAGACGGAGTGGCCAACATAGGCGCAGCGGTTGACGCCGAGGGCGTCGAGAATGTTGAGGAGGTCGTCAACGTAGGCGTCGAGGGTGGTGTAGCGGCGGAAGTCGAAGTAGTCCGGGTTGACGCTGCCGGCGCAGACGAGGTCGTAGAGAATGACGCGGTAGTATGGCGTGAAGTACTGGAGAATGCGCTGCCAGGCGGACTGGTCGGTGCCGAAGCCGTGGGCGAAGACGACGTACTTATCGCCGGAGCCAACGACGCGGACGTTGAGAGCGTTGAGGATGGTGGTGCTGACCATGTTTGACTGTTAAATTTTTGGGGGAGGATTGAAGTCAATGGGAATTAGGTGGAGAGTGGCGAGTGGATTGTGGAGGAGTGTTGTGGTATTTATATTGGTAAGGGAGTATCAAAATCTTTGTTTGGAGGGAAGACGATTGGCAGCATTTTGTTGGTTTGGGTGAGAATTGTGATGGAGATTGTGAcaggtttgtttttttttgtgttgtgGAGCTTTGCGTTTTATGCAGGAGTGACTGGTGAACATAGGACAAAAGATTTCTATCATGTGTGATAAGGCTTGGAGTGTGATGGTTCTCTCACTTAGTTGGCATTATAAAGAGGTGGCTCGTGTGATTTAGATGAGAGAAATGGGTTAAGGTGGCTTGGCTATAGAGATTTCGGTTAGAAGATGTGAT includes:
- the LOC126633446 gene encoding strigolactone esterase RMS3-like; protein product: MVSTTILNALNVRVVGSGDKYVVFAHGFGTDQSAWQRILQYFTPYYRVILYDLVCAGSVNPDYFDFRRYTTLDAYVDDLLNILDALGVNRCAYVGHSVSAMIGILASIRRPELFSKLVLIGASPRFLNDRDYHGGFEQEEIEKVFSAMEANYEAWVHGFAPLAVGADVPTAVREFSRTLFNMRPDISLFVSRAVFNSDLRGVLGLVRVPCWIIQTAKDVSVPASVANYLRDHLGGRNTVVILETEGHLPHLSAPGLLARKLRHALAP